One Stenotrophomonas maltophilia DNA window includes the following coding sequences:
- a CDS encoding chemotaxis protein CheA: MSMDLQRFHATFFEESREGLDAMEAGLLALESGQQDAEIINSVFRAAHSIKGGAGTFGFDAIAGLTHVLETLLDELRAGKRALEGHAVDAMLSSVDVLRALLREAEHGQAADPAAVAAVKARLEAVLSGQAAPSAPAAVAAKVDDTPEAWQIGFTPAPSLFMSGNDPLRIIRELEHLGSLQVAARMERLPGFAQLDPLEAHLAWDLGLVGKVPRSKIEDTFAWVLDDCELDIRPAAPPSLATEAPATATSAPSTPAAVVPAAATAAASSGGGQEAETSIRVSVDKVDALINLVGELVITQAMLKQVSHALDPVHAESLFAGLDQLERNTRDLQEAVIGVRMLPVDAVFRRFPRLVRDLSSRLGKQVRLRTVGEGTELDKGLIEKIADPLVHLVRNSIDHGLEMPDVRRGAGKDETGTITLAASHQGGHIVIEVSDDGRGLDRAKILAKAHERGLAVPDNPTDSQVWDLIFQPGFSTADAVTDLSGRGVGMDVVRRNIQALGGEVQIESSLGAGTRTLIRLPLTLAILDGMTVAVAGETLILPLAYVLEALQPQAEDIRSMAGEGRVLRVRGEYLPILSLSEYYGYGNRAPGSESLVVVVEGDGQKIALEVDELVGQQQVVVKNIENNYRRIGGVSGATILGDGRVALIVDIGGLVRSLRMPQAA, translated from the coding sequence ATGAGCATGGACCTGCAACGCTTCCACGCCACCTTCTTCGAGGAGAGCCGCGAAGGCCTCGACGCGATGGAGGCTGGCCTGCTGGCCCTGGAATCGGGGCAGCAGGACGCGGAGATCATCAATTCGGTGTTCCGCGCCGCCCACTCGATCAAGGGCGGCGCCGGCACCTTCGGCTTCGACGCGATCGCCGGCCTGACCCACGTGCTGGAGACGCTGCTCGATGAGCTGCGTGCCGGCAAGCGGGCACTGGAAGGCCACGCCGTCGACGCCATGCTGTCCTCGGTGGACGTGCTGCGCGCCCTGCTGCGCGAAGCCGAACACGGCCAGGCCGCCGATCCCGCTGCGGTTGCTGCGGTGAAGGCACGCCTGGAAGCGGTGCTTTCCGGCCAGGCCGCACCCAGCGCCCCCGCTGCCGTCGCGGCCAAGGTGGACGACACGCCGGAAGCCTGGCAGATCGGCTTCACCCCAGCACCGTCGCTGTTCATGAGCGGCAACGACCCGCTGCGCATCATCCGCGAACTGGAACACCTCGGTTCGCTGCAGGTCGCCGCGCGCATGGAACGCCTGCCGGGCTTCGCCCAGCTCGATCCGCTCGAGGCCCACCTGGCGTGGGACCTGGGCCTGGTCGGCAAGGTGCCGCGCAGCAAGATCGAAGACACCTTTGCGTGGGTACTGGACGACTGCGAACTGGACATCCGTCCGGCCGCGCCGCCGAGCCTGGCCACCGAGGCACCTGCTACTGCTACATCCGCCCCTTCCACACCGGCTGCCGTTGTACCGGCAGCAGCTACCGCCGCTGCCAGCAGCGGTGGCGGCCAGGAAGCCGAAACCTCGATCCGCGTCAGCGTGGACAAGGTCGATGCGCTGATCAACCTGGTCGGCGAACTGGTCATCACCCAGGCCATGCTCAAGCAGGTCTCGCATGCGCTCGATCCGGTGCATGCCGAGAGCCTGTTCGCCGGCCTTGACCAGCTTGAACGCAACACCCGCGACCTGCAGGAAGCAGTGATCGGCGTGCGCATGCTGCCGGTCGATGCGGTGTTCCGCCGCTTCCCGCGCCTGGTCCGCGACCTGTCCAGCCGCCTCGGCAAGCAGGTCCGCCTGCGCACCGTCGGCGAAGGCACCGAACTGGACAAGGGCCTGATCGAGAAGATCGCCGATCCACTGGTGCACCTGGTGCGCAACTCGATCGACCATGGTCTGGAAATGCCCGACGTGCGTCGCGGCGCAGGCAAGGATGAGACTGGCACGATCACTCTGGCAGCCTCGCACCAGGGCGGCCACATCGTCATCGAAGTCAGCGACGACGGTCGCGGCCTCGACCGCGCCAAGATCCTGGCCAAGGCCCACGAACGCGGCCTGGCCGTGCCGGACAACCCGACCGATTCGCAGGTCTGGGACCTGATCTTCCAGCCTGGCTTCTCCACTGCCGATGCGGTCACCGACCTGTCCGGCCGCGGCGTCGGCATGGACGTGGTCCGCCGCAACATCCAGGCGCTGGGTGGCGAGGTGCAGATCGAAAGCAGCCTTGGTGCCGGCACCCGCACGCTGATCCGCCTGCCGCTGACCCTGGCCATCCTCGATGGTATGACCGTAGCTGTGGCCGGTGAAACCCTGATCCTGCCGCTGGCTTATGTGCTTGAAGCGTTGCAGCCGCAGGCCGAGGACATCCGCAGCATGGCCGGCGAAGGCCGCGTACTGCGCGTGCGCGGCGAATACCTGCCGATCCTGTCGCTGAGCGAGTACTACGGCTACGGCAACCGTGCGCCGGGCAGCGAATCGCTGGTTGTGGTGGTCGAAGGCGATGGCCAGAAGATCGCACTGGAAGTGGACGAGCTGGTCGGCCAGCAGCAGGTCGTGGTGAAGAACATCGAGAACAATTACCGCCGTATCGGCGGCGTGTCCGGTGCCACCATCCTCGGCGATGGCCGCGTGGCCCTGATCGTCGACATCGGCGGGCTGGTGCGTTCACTGCGGATGCCGCAGGCCGCCTGA
- a CDS encoding response regulator produces the protein MSARILVVDDSASMRQMVSFALTSAGFAVEEAEDGAVALGRAKGQRFNAVVTDVNMPNMDGIALIRELRQLPDYKFTPLLMLTTESAADKKSEGKAAGATGWLVKPFNPEQLVATVQKVLG, from the coding sequence ATGAGCGCACGTATCTTAGTGGTGGACGATTCGGCGTCAATGCGCCAGATGGTGTCCTTCGCACTCACCTCGGCCGGTTTTGCCGTCGAAGAAGCTGAAGACGGCGCGGTCGCGCTCGGTCGCGCCAAGGGCCAGCGCTTCAATGCGGTGGTCACCGATGTCAACATGCCGAACATGGACGGCATCGCGCTGATCCGTGAACTGCGCCAGCTGCCGGACTACAAGTTCACCCCGCTACTGATGCTGACCACCGAATCGGCCGCCGACAAGAAGTCCGAAGGCAAGGCCGCCGGCGCCACCGGTTGGCTGGTCAAGCCGTTCAATCCGGAACAGCTGGTCGCCACCGTGCAGAAAGTGCTGGGCTGA
- a CDS encoding STAS domain-containing protein codes for MSTVELGEDLGIESSTELKNRLAPLVAQAGELTLDASQVARIHTASVQVLCAFVQARREAGLGTGFHGCTATFRDAARLLGVTQALGLDVTHDNLKSVENAA; via the coding sequence ATGAGCACTGTCGAACTGGGTGAGGATCTCGGCATCGAGAGCAGCACCGAGCTCAAGAACCGCCTCGCCCCGCTGGTGGCGCAGGCAGGCGAGCTGACCCTGGATGCAAGCCAGGTCGCCCGCATCCACACGGCCTCCGTACAGGTGCTGTGTGCGTTCGTGCAGGCCCGCCGCGAGGCAGGCCTGGGCACCGGCTTCCACGGTTGCACCGCAACCTTCCGTGACGCCGCGCGCCTGCTGGGCGTCACCCAGGCCCTGGGCCTGGACGTAACCCATGACAACCTGAAATCTGTGGAGAACGCTGCATGA
- a CDS encoding chemotaxis protein CheW, protein MNSTGVLDDYLDELLGEAIAPAAVVLPTPDSAPPAPASASELEREPTWDDLPAEVIYETETVAAAPAVDNAALEAAFEAAATTEREPTWDDLPAEVIYETETVAAAAAENDAALEAAFEAAALPVAAPEREPTWDDLPDEVIHETALAPATTKAGPEPTWDDLPDEVIYETDTADSHRLAHTDSPGLQAAFEAAAGGEDVATPPPAVVAAPVAAQAQRPAPAAAPPPRVAVDAPASSRPSNWQELQAQAHQPARSPHPQNRRAGERTSRWLRLRCGTQAYALELLKVQEVVLPVPLLPLRGTAPAMLGIMNLRGQVVPVMDLGLHLGAAAAEDDSQTRIVVLEEDGETIGLRVSAVEDVANLTDSQIEPPDTARICQISNDLFRGVARVSQRPMILLDATRLLS, encoded by the coding sequence ATGAACAGCACCGGCGTACTGGACGACTATCTGGACGAACTGCTGGGCGAAGCGATCGCCCCGGCAGCCGTCGTACTGCCAACGCCGGACAGCGCCCCCCCGGCTCCGGCCAGTGCATCGGAACTGGAACGGGAGCCGACCTGGGATGACTTGCCGGCCGAGGTGATCTACGAAACCGAGACCGTCGCCGCGGCGCCTGCAGTGGACAACGCCGCGCTCGAAGCCGCTTTCGAGGCGGCCGCAACCACCGAGCGCGAGCCCACCTGGGACGATCTGCCCGCCGAAGTGATCTACGAAACGGAGACTGTTGCTGCTGCCGCGGCAGAGAACGACGCAGCACTGGAGGCCGCCTTCGAGGCCGCCGCACTGCCTGTCGCCGCCCCCGAGCGCGAGCCGACATGGGATGACCTGCCTGACGAGGTGATCCACGAGACGGCCCTTGCGCCCGCCACCACCAAGGCGGGCCCGGAACCCACCTGGGACGACCTGCCGGACGAAGTGATCTACGAGACCGATACGGCCGACAGCCATCGACTCGCCCACACCGACAGCCCCGGCCTGCAGGCAGCGTTCGAAGCCGCTGCCGGTGGCGAGGACGTTGCCACGCCGCCGCCGGCGGTGGTCGCAGCACCGGTTGCAGCGCAGGCGCAACGCCCTGCCCCGGCCGCCGCGCCGCCACCGCGCGTGGCCGTGGATGCCCCCGCCAGCAGCCGTCCCAGCAACTGGCAGGAACTGCAGGCCCAGGCCCACCAGCCGGCCCGCAGCCCACACCCACAGAACCGCCGTGCCGGCGAGCGCACCTCGCGCTGGCTGCGCCTGCGCTGCGGCACCCAGGCCTACGCACTGGAACTGCTGAAAGTACAGGAAGTGGTGCTGCCAGTGCCGCTACTGCCGCTGCGCGGCACTGCGCCGGCCATGCTGGGCATCATGAACCTGCGCGGCCAGGTGGTACCGGTGATGGACCTCGGCCTGCACCTCGGCGCCGCAGCCGCCGAGGACGATTCGCAGACCCGTATCGTGGTGCTGGAAGAAGACGGCGAAACCATCGGCCTGCGCGTGTCGGCAGTGGAAGACGTTGCCAACCTCACCGACTCGCAGATCGAACCGCCCGATACCGCACGCATCTGCCAGATCTCCAACGACCTGTTCCGTGGCGTCGCCCGCGTCAGCCAGCGCCCGATGATCCTGCTGGATGCCACCCGGTTGTTGAGTTGA
- a CDS encoding ParA family protein, with the protein MRIWAVANQKGGVGKTTTTLALGRGLAALGHRVLLIDLDPHASLSRAFGVPVDPPPAGVLELFGAPPADLSSLCHASNIHGLDYVCAQSALATLERRSANQPGLGLALQNALARHQGQHDYILLDCAPTLGLLMINALAAADRLIIPTQAEPLALHGLDGMVRTGEMVERSRRRPLPISILPTLFDRRTRAGNESLRTMQDRHGSRVWEDAIPIDTRISNAAGLTLPSVGEDYPGRGLAAYRRALNWILGEDARALEQAA; encoded by the coding sequence ATGCGCATCTGGGCAGTCGCCAACCAGAAGGGCGGAGTCGGCAAGACCACCACCACCCTCGCCCTCGGCCGCGGCCTGGCCGCGCTCGGTCATCGCGTGCTGCTGATCGATCTCGATCCGCATGCCTCGCTCAGCCGCGCCTTCGGCGTGCCGGTGGATCCGCCGCCGGCCGGCGTGCTGGAACTGTTCGGCGCACCGCCGGCCGATCTTTCCAGCCTGTGCCATGCCAGCAACATCCACGGCCTGGACTACGTCTGTGCACAGTCCGCACTGGCCACACTGGAGCGCCGCAGCGCCAACCAGCCCGGTCTCGGCCTGGCCCTGCAGAACGCGCTTGCCCGCCATCAGGGACAGCACGACTACATCCTGCTGGACTGCGCACCCACCCTCGGCCTGCTGATGATCAACGCACTGGCCGCGGCCGACCGCCTGATCATCCCCACCCAGGCCGAACCGCTGGCGCTGCATGGCCTGGACGGCATGGTCCGCACCGGTGAGATGGTCGAACGTTCGCGCCGCCGCCCGCTGCCGATCTCGATCCTGCCCACTCTGTTCGACCGCCGCACGCGCGCAGGCAACGAGTCACTGCGCACGATGCAGGATCGTCACGGCAGCCGCGTGTGGGAAGACGCGATTCCGATTGATACCCGCATCAGCAACGCCGCCGGCCTGACCCTGCCGAGCGTCGGCGAGGACTATCCGGGCCGCGGCCTGGCTGCCTACCGCCGTGCCCTGAACTGGATTCTCGGCGAGGACGCCCGTGCCCTGGAGCAGGCCGCATGA
- the motD gene encoding flagellar motor protein MotD, whose amino-acid sequence MARRKHHEEHANHEAWAIPYADLMTLLLAFFVVMYAISSVNEGKYRIMADALTDAFGGAPRTINPVQVGNKQVQGGGWDSPSVIKSGTKIGPSAPAPSHDPTLLPSMASQMRMPVSVHNQEQIARAERQLNSIADRLTAALAPLIDRGMISVRRTELWIEVEINSDILFPTGSAALDVHARQTLASLADVLRDVPNSVRVEGHTDNVPIATSTFPSNWELSAGRAASVVHLFADQGVQPSRLAMVGYGQFRPREENDSAQGRNRNRRVMVIILADTSHSVDPLGQRLNAATGATDSTATEQAAATPASAPTSPIAPVKLPPVPAGSRVGAAVPPAMKE is encoded by the coding sequence ATGGCCCGCCGCAAGCACCACGAAGAGCACGCCAACCATGAAGCATGGGCGATCCCCTATGCCGACCTGATGACGCTGCTGCTGGCCTTCTTCGTGGTCATGTATGCAATTTCCTCGGTGAACGAAGGCAAGTACCGGATCATGGCCGACGCGCTGACCGATGCCTTCGGAGGCGCGCCGCGCACCATCAATCCGGTGCAGGTGGGTAACAAACAGGTGCAGGGTGGCGGCTGGGACAGCCCCTCGGTGATCAAGTCCGGCACCAAGATCGGGCCCTCCGCGCCTGCACCGTCGCACGACCCGACCCTGCTGCCGTCGATGGCCTCGCAGATGCGCATGCCGGTATCGGTGCACAACCAGGAGCAGATCGCGCGCGCCGAGCGCCAGCTCAACAGCATCGCCGACCGCCTCACCGCCGCACTGGCGCCGCTGATCGACCGCGGCATGATCAGCGTGCGCCGCACCGAGCTGTGGATCGAAGTCGAGATCAACAGCGACATCCTGTTCCCGACCGGCTCGGCCGCGCTGGACGTGCATGCGCGGCAGACCCTGGCCAGCCTGGCCGACGTGCTGCGCGATGTACCCAACAGCGTGCGCGTGGAAGGCCACACCGACAACGTGCCGATCGCCACTTCCACCTTCCCGTCGAACTGGGAACTGTCGGCCGGGCGCGCCGCCAGCGTGGTGCACCTGTTCGCCGACCAGGGCGTGCAGCCGTCGCGGCTGGCGATGGTCGGCTACGGCCAGTTCCGCCCGCGCGAAGAGAACGACAGCGCGCAGGGCCGCAACCGCAACCGCCGGGTGATGGTCATCATCCTGGCCGACACCTCGCATTCGGTGGACCCGCTCGGCCAGCGCCTGAACGCAGCCACCGGCGCCACCGACAGCACCGCTACCGAACAGGCCGCCGCAACTCCGGCCAGCGCCCCCACCTCCCCCATCGCACCGGTGAAGTTGCCGCCGGTGCCGGCTGGCAGCCGCGTCGGCGCCGCCGTTCCCCCGGCAATGAAGGAGTAA
- a CDS encoding flagellar motor protein: MDRLSLIGLFLALASLVGGSILKGAGLASLWSPAAFVIVIVGTIAAILLHTSPAVFKHAFKIVRWVVRPPHSDRRELIQQIVEWSNIARRQGLLGLESQVEAQQDPFLRKGLQLLVDGVEPESMRHMLEIELGSQEHQDQAGAKVFEAMGIYAPTLGIIGAVLGLIAVMKNLADPSKLGHGIAAAFTATIYGIASANLLFLPIAAKLKSVISHNTRDREMVIEGLISIAQGENPRNIETNLSGFLH; the protein is encoded by the coding sequence ATGGATAGACTCAGCCTCATTGGACTCTTTCTCGCCCTGGCCTCGCTGGTCGGCGGCAGCATCCTCAAGGGCGCCGGCCTGGCGTCGTTGTGGTCGCCTGCGGCATTCGTGATCGTCATCGTCGGCACCATCGCCGCGATCCTGTTGCATACCTCGCCGGCGGTGTTCAAGCATGCGTTCAAGATCGTGCGCTGGGTCGTGCGCCCGCCGCACAGCGACCGCCGCGAACTGATCCAGCAGATCGTCGAGTGGAGCAACATCGCCCGCCGTCAGGGCCTGCTGGGCCTGGAATCGCAGGTGGAAGCGCAGCAGGACCCGTTCCTGCGCAAGGGCCTGCAGCTGCTGGTGGACGGCGTCGAACCGGAGTCGATGCGGCACATGCTGGAAATCGAACTGGGCAGCCAGGAGCACCAGGACCAGGCCGGCGCCAAGGTCTTCGAGGCGATGGGCATCTACGCGCCGACGCTCGGCATCATCGGTGCCGTGCTGGGCCTGATCGCGGTGATGAAGAACCTGGCCGATCCGAGCAAGCTCGGCCACGGCATCGCCGCCGCGTTCACCGCCACCATCTACGGCATCGCCTCGGCCAACCTGCTGTTCCTGCCGATCGCCGCCAAGCTCAAGAGTGTGATCTCGCACAATACCCGCGACCGCGAGATGGTCATCGAAGGCCTGATCTCGATCGCGCAGGGTGAGAACCCGCGCAACATCGAAACCAACCTCTCCGGCTTCCTGCACTGA
- a CDS encoding chemotaxis protein CheA, with protein MSAVSDDITADFIIEAQEILDRLGEQLVSLEQAPQDSDQLNAVFRGYHTLKGGAGFLGVTAMVELCHAAEEALGAARAGQAVLQAHHFDAAQQSLDYLQSMLDAVSSGTEPGYAPPDLIAQFDVHGSAVAAPAAAAAPSAGGSDLITDDEFEALLDQLHGGNAPTAVTPAKKADDGLISEDEFESLLDQLHGGAAPGAKPVAAAPPAPAPAARPTAPAPAAKPAAKPLAEAEHTVRVDTKRLDAIVNLIGELVLSRNRLKTLRARLRDEELDRAVSTLDIATARLQSAVMRTRMQPVGKVFSRFPKVARDVARSLKKEVDLELIGAETELDRNLVEALADPLVHLVRNAIDHGVEMPDLREAQGKPRMGHVRLSAQQEGDYVSIEVQDDGAGIDPEKLRAKAREKGLIDPEAAARLSSEECLHLVFLPGFSTKQQVTDISGRGVGMDVVQSRIRELSGQIQIQSELGRGSRFMIRVPLTLAILPTLLVQAGEDVYALPLARVMEVLHAPRTSLGWFDGRAVLDRRSHTLALVDLRQWLDVTPAASPLLTIVVLQAGEARFGLVVDQVRGREEVVIKPLPKALRGLRGYAGATLIGDGRMALILDVDGLR; from the coding sequence ATGAGCGCGGTTTCCGACGACATCACTGCCGATTTCATCATCGAGGCGCAGGAAATCCTGGATCGCCTCGGCGAACAGCTGGTGTCGCTGGAGCAGGCACCGCAGGACAGCGATCAGCTCAACGCGGTGTTCCGCGGCTACCACACGCTCAAGGGTGGCGCCGGCTTCCTCGGCGTCACCGCCATGGTCGAGCTGTGCCACGCCGCTGAAGAAGCGCTGGGCGCCGCCCGTGCCGGCCAGGCGGTGCTGCAGGCCCATCACTTCGACGCGGCCCAGCAATCGCTGGATTACCTGCAGTCGATGCTGGATGCCGTGTCTTCCGGCACCGAGCCCGGCTATGCGCCGCCGGACCTGATCGCCCAGTTCGACGTACATGGCAGCGCCGTGGCTGCACCCGCCGCCGCAGCAGCACCCTCTGCGGGCGGCAGCGACCTGATCACCGACGACGAATTCGAGGCCCTGCTCGACCAGCTGCACGGCGGCAACGCACCGACCGCGGTCACGCCGGCGAAGAAGGCCGACGACGGACTGATCAGCGAAGACGAATTCGAATCCCTGCTGGACCAGCTGCACGGTGGCGCCGCTCCGGGTGCCAAGCCGGTTGCCGCCGCGCCGCCAGCCCCGGCACCTGCCGCACGGCCGACCGCACCCGCCCCTGCTGCCAAGCCTGCCGCAAAGCCGCTGGCCGAAGCCGAACACACCGTGCGCGTGGACACCAAGCGCCTGGATGCGATCGTCAACCTGATCGGCGAACTGGTGCTGTCACGCAATCGACTCAAGACCCTGCGCGCACGCCTGCGTGATGAAGAGCTGGACCGCGCCGTGTCCACCCTGGACATCGCCACGGCCCGCCTGCAGTCGGCAGTGATGCGTACCCGCATGCAGCCGGTGGGCAAGGTGTTCTCGCGCTTCCCCAAAGTCGCCCGCGACGTCGCCCGCTCGCTGAAGAAGGAAGTGGATCTGGAGCTGATCGGCGCCGAGACCGAGCTCGACCGCAACCTGGTCGAAGCGCTGGCCGACCCGCTGGTGCACCTGGTCCGCAACGCCATCGACCATGGCGTGGAAATGCCCGATCTGCGCGAAGCACAAGGCAAACCGCGGATGGGCCATGTACGCCTGTCGGCGCAGCAGGAAGGCGACTACGTCAGCATCGAGGTGCAGGACGATGGCGCCGGCATCGACCCGGAAAAGCTGCGCGCGAAGGCGCGCGAGAAGGGCCTGATCGATCCGGAAGCGGCTGCCCGCCTGAGCAGCGAGGAGTGCCTGCACCTGGTGTTCCTGCCCGGCTTCTCGACCAAGCAGCAGGTCACCGACATCTCCGGCCGTGGCGTCGGCATGGACGTGGTGCAGTCACGCATCCGCGAACTGAGCGGCCAGATCCAGATCCAGTCGGAACTCGGCCGTGGCAGCCGCTTCATGATCCGCGTGCCGCTGACCCTGGCGATCCTGCCGACCCTGCTGGTGCAGGCCGGCGAAGACGTCTACGCCTTGCCGCTGGCGCGCGTGATGGAAGTGCTGCACGCCCCGCGCACCTCGCTGGGCTGGTTCGATGGACGTGCCGTGCTCGATCGCCGCTCGCACACCCTGGCGCTGGTCGATCTTCGCCAGTGGCTGGATGTGACGCCGGCCGCCTCGCCGCTGCTGACCATCGTCGTGCTGCAGGCCGGTGAAGCGCGCTTCGGCCTGGTCGTGGACCAGGTGCGCGGGCGCGAGGAAGTGGTCATCAAACCGCTGCCGAAAGCCCTGCGCGGCCTGCGCGGTTATGCCGGTGCAACCTTGATCGGCGATGGTCGCATGGCGCTGATCCTGGACGTGGACGGCCTGCGCTGA
- a CDS encoding protein phosphatase CheZ has protein sequence MDTTVDKNALALRLQEALDALESGDEAAWRQRIDGLVALRTQPMMSGLSRLARELGQALGELPTVPSEAGELDDACARLDHVVAMTEQATHRTLDLAEECRSLTEQLRAEGLQPGQDAQLERIRHNLTEIALTQSYQDLTGQIIRRVVGIVRRVHEGFGALGLPPEQHRTDPELAGPALKGLDRHAVSQNDADDLLSDLGL, from the coding sequence ATGGATACCACGGTCGACAAGAACGCCCTCGCCCTGCGCCTGCAGGAAGCCCTGGACGCACTGGAGTCCGGTGACGAGGCCGCCTGGCGGCAGCGCATCGACGGACTGGTCGCGCTGCGCACGCAGCCGATGATGAGCGGCCTCTCGCGGCTGGCCCGCGAACTGGGACAGGCGCTGGGTGAACTGCCGACCGTACCCAGCGAAGCCGGTGAACTGGACGATGCCTGCGCGCGCCTGGACCACGTGGTAGCGATGACCGAACAGGCCACGCACCGCACCCTGGACCTGGCCGAGGAATGCCGCAGCCTGACCGAACAGCTGCGCGCCGAAGGCCTGCAGCCGGGCCAGGATGCGCAGCTCGAGCGCATCCGCCACAACCTCACCGAGATCGCCCTGACCCAGAGCTACCAGGACCTGACCGGGCAGATCATCCGTCGCGTGGTCGGCATCGTCCGCCGCGTGCACGAAGGCTTCGGCGCGCTCGGCCTGCCACCGGAACAGCATCGCACCGACCCGGAACTGGCCGGGCCGGCACTGAAAGGACTGGACCGCCACGCGGTCTCGCAGAACGACGCCGACGACCTGTTGTCGGATCTGGGGCTGTAA
- the cheY gene encoding chemotaxis response regulator CheY: MNKNMRILIVDDFSTMRRIVKNLLGDLGFTNTAEAEDGHAALSLLQSQPFDFVVTDWNMPVMTGIELLKAIRADAKLKTLPVLMVTAEAKREQIIEAAQSGVNGYIIKPFTAQTLEEKLGKIFERLAASA; this comes from the coding sequence TTGAACAAGAACATGCGCATCCTGATCGTCGACGACTTCTCGACCATGCGTCGAATCGTCAAGAACCTGCTGGGCGATCTGGGCTTCACCAACACCGCCGAAGCCGAGGACGGGCATGCTGCGCTGTCGCTGCTGCAGAGCCAGCCGTTCGATTTCGTGGTCACCGACTGGAACATGCCGGTGATGACCGGCATCGAGCTGCTCAAGGCGATCCGTGCCGATGCCAAGCTGAAGACCCTGCCGGTGCTGATGGTCACGGCAGAAGCCAAGCGTGAGCAGATCATCGAAGCCGCCCAGAGCGGCGTGAACGGCTACATCATCAAGCCGTTCACCGCGCAGACGCTGGAAGAGAAGCTCGGCAAGATCTTCGAACGCCTGGCGGCCAGCGCCTGA
- a CDS encoding RNA polymerase sigma factor FliA, with the protein MKGAAQYREVQRSAANEVIAQHSDLVRRIAHHLAARLPASVEVDDLIQAGMMGLIEASRSYDADQGASFETYASIRIRGSMIDEIRRGDWVPRSVHRRARDAAATIRRLEQSSGRAASATEVAAAMEMPLPEYLRLMEDAARGQVLSLESRIEDQGELDTVAQGGPTPQQVLERGEFGRELGKAIGHLPEREQLVLSLYYEQELNLKEIGAVLGVSESRVCQIHGQAVLRLRGRLKLFEAADAGLEE; encoded by the coding sequence ATGAAAGGCGCAGCCCAGTACAGGGAAGTCCAGCGCTCGGCGGCCAACGAGGTCATCGCCCAGCACTCGGACCTGGTGCGGCGCATCGCCCACCACCTGGCCGCACGCCTGCCGGCCAGCGTCGAGGTCGACGACCTGATCCAGGCCGGCATGATGGGACTGATCGAAGCCTCGCGCAGCTATGATGCCGACCAGGGGGCTTCGTTCGAGACCTACGCCTCGATCCGCATCCGCGGTTCGATGATCGATGAGATCCGCCGTGGCGACTGGGTGCCGCGCTCGGTGCACCGCCGTGCACGTGATGCCGCCGCCACCATCCGCCGCCTGGAACAGAGCAGTGGCCGTGCCGCCAGCGCCACCGAAGTGGCCGCCGCGATGGAGATGCCATTGCCCGAGTACCTGCGGCTGATGGAAGACGCTGCCCGTGGCCAGGTGCTGAGCCTTGAATCGCGCATCGAGGACCAGGGCGAGCTGGACACCGTGGCCCAGGGCGGCCCGACCCCGCAGCAGGTGCTGGAGCGCGGCGAGTTCGGCCGCGAGCTGGGCAAGGCCATCGGCCACCTGCCCGAGCGCGAACAGTTGGTGCTGTCGCTGTACTACGAGCAGGAACTGAACCTGAAGGAGATCGGCGCGGTGCTCGGCGTGAGCGAGTCGCGGGTCTGCCAGATCCACGGCCAGGCGGTACTGCGCCTGCGTGGCCGGCTGAAGCTGTTCGAGGCTGCCGACGCTGGCCTCGAAGAATGA